Within the Salvia hispanica cultivar TCC Black 2014 chromosome 4, UniMelb_Shisp_WGS_1.0, whole genome shotgun sequence genome, the region CCACTCATTGTTTGGCGCTCTTGTCGAGCCTCGGTGGCCATCCGGTGGAGCTCTTCAATCTCACGACAGCGATGCACGTCTTCAAGCCTTTGTTGCTCCCAAAATTGTTGCACCGCCGTGCGCCAATCGCCTTGAGCCGTCCATCCTTGGCGGTTGTAGGCGTTCTCCCTTTGTTGCTCCGCCCAACGGGTGTCCCAAGTGTTGGACACGTTTTGCATGTAGGAGTAGATATCTCCTAGTTGGGCGGAGGTGTTTGCTTGAAACTCTTCATCGGGGTTCGGCCTTCCGCGGTGGCGGTTTGCTCTAGTCCGGCGGCGATGCCCCTCGacttcctcctcttcttcttcttcttggcggCGTTGgggtggcggtggcggcggcacTTGACTCTCTTGGGTGTGCGAGTGCTCCCCTTCTTCGGTATAGTGATCGATAGCATCGAAGGCGGAGTCCTCATCGGCCTCAAAAATGGGGAAGCGAGCCCGGACATTCCTCTTCCTAAACTCCCCATTGACGGGGTTAGCCTCAATGGCTCTCCGGTGAGCCGGGGTGTTGAGCTTCTAATTGGCTTGGTTCGCCCAAACGTCGACCTTCGTCAACTGCGGGATGGGAACGGGGAAGTGATCCCCCGCCACTTGTAGGAAATATCCTTGCCCCCAAGAGTCGGTCCTCAAGAGCCCCACCGAAAATAACACCTCATAAGTGATGAAGCGCTCCCCGCCATCTTCGGTCAAACCCGCGAAAGACACCTCCAAATGCTCGGCGATTGTCGTGATCAAACCACCACAACATATGACACCGCCATCCTTCTTCGTGATCCGATCCACATAGAGAGTAAAAAGGGTTCCATAGTCGAATCCCTTCTCGTTGAGGAGGCACCAAATCACATTTAACTCTGTTTGGGAGACACTTCCCCCGTCGACCCTAGCAAACATAAGTTGGGTCATGGCTCGGTGGAGGTACCGCAAAACCGGGTTACGGATTGAGGAAGACTTGGCATAGCCCGCGGCGTGCTCGTGCTCATTCGTCATCGCACCCCAAACCTCATCAAAGTCATATTCATTGTCGGTGTCGGGGTTGGGGTCGAAGCAATAGAAGATTCCGCAAAGATCCTCCATGGTGAGCGAGTGCCATCGGTTGCCTAGGCGGAAATCAATGCTAAGCGGAAAGTTTTGCCGGCGATCCTTTGTGACTTTCAAAGAGCTTAGGAACTCGAGAGTATACTTTCTAAACGACGGCCACTTCCTCTCGAACATGTATCGAAGGCCGTTCCCGTCACCTACATCACCTAACGCCCAAAAGTCCTCCGCGATCCCCAAAGTTTGAAGAGGGAAATCGTGGGGGTATCTTGAGGGCGCCGTCTCTCGCGCTGACAACTTCTTCTACATAGCCTTTTGCTCGTCCGAGGCAAGGCTAATGCCATAGTTCTTCGCGTTCTCGGTCTTTTCCTTTGATCCCATTTTCCTACAAACGGAAAGTACAACAATTAGATGGTGTACCAATAATGGGAAAATCAAAGGTTCCCCCAAACTTGCACTCTTATAGACAAAACCAACGTATCAAAATGTAAGACATGTAAGTGCAAGCTTATCTGAATAAAACTTCCTAGATGGTAGCATAGAAACATGTAGGACATAAACACCCAAACTAGGAAACACAAATCCATCCCCCAACGTGAATTCATCCCCCATGCAGAGACGTATCAACAATAGATCAATACATATCAACAATCTCTATAGGATACTAAATTATTGCAATTCatggaaataataatagcctcacaatgctatgaacatgattgCAACATTAAAACAAGTAGAAACAAGAAGGAATCACTATTCACAAAGCTTCAAAACTATCACCAAAACACAATATCACCATGGAAATCCACAAATAAGCATACACAATCATCCCCCatcataaaataagagttttcaCCGAACAATTCATCCAAAACATGCTTAATATCCATGGAAGAAGTAGAACAAAACCCAGAAATTTAGGTAGGATGCATACCTTGTGTTGGTTGAGAATTGGAGATGAAGAACTCTAAACTTgaagagaattgagagaattatggtgtgggtgtgtgaaatTGGTGGTTTATAAAGGTGGGGGTTGTGTGCAAGGAAGGAATTTGAGAAGGAATGGGAGAATGAATGGAAAACATACCTTCTATAACTGCATTCCTGTTTCTGGACTGCGCGCGGTGGGCCGCCGCACGGGCGTTTAAAACAGCGGTTCGTGGCGGGCCGTTCAGCGGTTTATCCGGCCCGCCCTAAGCCTGCCCTAAGCCCGACCTATCCTGCACATGTGAAAACACGTGTGGCGACCGCCGTGTTTagtgcggcgaccgccacgcgtaaaatatatatatatttttttaaacaaaaacaaaaaacgaaaataaagaaaataactaaatcaaCGAAaaattgggttgcctcccaacaaacgcttttgtttttagtcgtTAGCTCGACTTGAAGTGGCCCACTAATTGGGCGGATCAGCGACCCGAGTGTTGAAAATGGGCATAGGGAGCAACTTGGTCCCTAGCTTCTTCCACCACTTGTATTTCCccttatttgttttgataacATAAATCTCGGGGTCCTCCTTGGTTGCCTTCTTcctcttttgcttctttttctgCGGGATAGAGGTGGAGGGATTAGTATCGTCCTTTTTTGGAGAACGTCTTACCTTGTTGACATTGTAAATAGTGGAGGTAGTAGGATCCTTCACTTCAAAGGGGTCTTGAGGTTTGGTCAAATCCGTGATCATGACTGCCCTACACTGTTGTTCCATCTTTGCCCGCTTTGCTTCCTCAAACTTGAGCATCTCGCTTTCGATCTTATAGGTGGATTGACTATGGTTGTCGCTAATTGTGATCTCGCCACGACCTACATCAATCAAAGCTTTGCAAGTGGCAAGTCTCCTTAAGAATAGAGGGACGTTCTTGTCTACTTCCATGTCAAGCACAATAAAATCGGCGGGGAAAATGAAATCATCTATTTTCACTAAGACATCCTCAATCATACCAAAAGTTTTTATGGTCGAGTTATCGGCCAACCTGAGTGTTACGTCTGAAGTTTTGAGTGGCCCGATGTTGAGCTTTTCGTAGTACTTCAGCGGCATGAGATTGATGGAAGATCCTAGATCGCATAGGGGCTTGTCAACCTTTCCCTCTCCAATCCGGCATCGGATAATGATTTGGCTTGGATCTCTCTGCTTCACTGCCTTCTCCTTTTGGATGATCTCGCTGCAATGATGTGGTAACTTAAGGTCGGCTTTTGTTGGctttctcttcctcatcaccGCCTCCCTTAGTAGCTTTGCGTACCTGGATATTTCCTGCAACGATTCAACTAAAGGAATGTTAGTATGAATTTtacaaaacatgttcaaaaaatgtttgaacTGCTCTTCGAGCTTAAACTTCCTCTTTGGCTGGAAAGGTAGCACAATCCCATTTTGCGCACGAGTCCCTGCTGAGCGGGTGCTTCTGCCTTCTCTGTGGCGGCTGGGCAGACTTCATTCTGTGCTTCAGTGGCGGTCCGCCGCGTGGTGTGCGGTGGTCCGCCGGCGACTGGGCAGTCTCCAGTTTTCTGCTTTCCCACCCACTTTTTGTTGACGCCGTCCACTGCTGCGGCTGCCTTTGCCCTGTCCTCATCTAACTTCTTTTGGATTTGCTCCATTTGCGTGTTGATGTTGGCTATGGCAGTTGAGATCGTGTTCATTTCCTGCTCGAGGTTGTTTATTCTAGCTTCGACCACTCCGATCTTGGTGTCATTAACCTTCCTGTCTTGCGCGATTATCTCCAAGATCCTTGTGATCCCTTGTTCATAATTTTCCTCCTTCTTGAGTGTCTCAACTACTCCTCCCTTGCTAACATTAAATTCTGCGGGGGTTGCAagtaattattgttagaataaGAGAGATTAGGATGAGGTCGgtttccattataattattgaaattaccaCCCCCCTGGTTAGGGCGATAATTATTGTTGTAATTTCTATTGGAACCGCCTCCTTGCATGTAGTTGATTTCCTCCACTGTCGGGGTAGGAGTTTCGGGTTTAGAGACTGCTATAATAGAGGTTGGTGGAATCGGGTCCTCCTTCCTTGATGAATCCATTTGGTCTACCCTAACTCGAAGCTCGGCCAATTCCTTTGCAAAAGAGCTTTCCTCGGCTTCTTCAACTGCAACTATCCTTTTTAGGTTATGCCTTTCTTTCGACCACCCCCTGTTGTTGGTGGTGAATTACTCTATCACCACCATGGCTTCCTCACCTGACTTCCTTAAGAACCCTCCATTTGCACCTGAATCAAGCATAGCACAAATTTTCTCGTTAAACCCATTATAGAGAATTCCTACCTGATGGTCCACGGTAAAACCATGGTTAGGGCACTTTTGGAGAAGGGCTTTGCCTCATAGAGGGGTTCGTCATGACCTTGTATGAATTGGAAGATCTCGCTTTTGAGCTTCAAAATTGTGCCCGGCGGATAGTACTTGTCGAGGAAGGCAGCTACAATGTCCTTCCATGTGGAGACCTTTTCTCTTGGCATACATTCAAACCACTCGAATCAGTTaatgaaaagggaaagagTCTTACCCTTATGGCATCGTCATCGACACCATTCAACTTGAGAGTGTTTGAGATCTCCacaaatttggagagatggatgtgtgttcacagttatggttatacaaaattccaactacaataccctagcacagttattactttgatagaatgagtcacctagcttatgctcatgcgatataAACgctgattacaagattagggttgtcaaacctaacacgtaactccaaaaagctcctaagacccttgaaaagtccccactctcaattaacagtgtcattttaaaggaagctaactacagtgtctactaagtgaatctaactcgctagaactctgtcacagttatgaagcaagttatattaaatcatacacgattgtgtcactcaatcatgcatcatcaaaattacttagggaagaaacaaagtaaaaacaaaacggatattaaattgaaaaaggaatttgtataaccaaagtcgttattaacacatccctagaatcctatgagtttagttacacataattgaataagctaaaaacatagattgaaaggaagacaatttgaacataaaactaaagcaaataaaactcgtaggttgaatccttgtcgttcttgatgttcttgaaatccttctccaactccttgcaccaatgaagtattctaggtcttgatctctatgaagtaaTTTGCAAGTAAAAGTTCTCtcctttttgatgaagcttgaggtcttatttataggggaaagccattccttgttgtagaaggaaaagatctccaaaatatggtaaatctgggcgcaaatctagggcttctcgaattcaccgcctttctccggcgggccgccgcaccttggccggcggtcgcccgcgttggagtccaaagagtctgttccctcggcggcggaccgccgcacgtcttcggcggtcgccggacagAGACTTttcttccaagcacatttttccaaggcggaccgctgcattgatctgtCCGCctggcgccggcggtcgccgcacacatccgcggcggtcgccggtcgccgtctcgactccagatttccaaacTTGATTTTTTGGCTCTCTTTTTCGGcccaattatgcacatttctcacaaaacacgtcaaaataccaaaatagacaaaatatgcaaataatggacgtgtagagtgactttgacataaaaaacggatcaaataatggccttaaaacagtgcaaaatctgAGCGTATCACTTGGGCGTCCTCTTCACCTTCTGCATCCCCGAAGCCGTCGGTGCCAGCATCCGAAAGGCCAAAAGTATCACCGACGAAGGCCGCCCCACCCCCTCGGCAGCGGCGCCATCCGCTTCCAGTTATTCGACGACGGATGAGACTTCAACAGTCCCAACTGCGACGACCTCCGCGCCTACCTCGCCTAGATCGAGGCAGCCGGGAGAGTAAAGTGTTggaaattatttatcataatatattcaagaatacataattgaatataaataaaacaagatcTTTGAACatcatgtatttcacgtattaaccataaacataatggatcaaaaatttaactttatgaTCCATACCGGAAGCGATTGGTGAAGACAGAGAGAACTTCCTCGGACTTTCTTTGGCGTAGTAGAGCAACACCAACTCCAAAgattttgtttctctctctttccctcgtttATGTATTCTTtgtaatgtgtgtgatttgatgggatcaccacacttgtatttataggcagagagagaacaaaccctaattataaAACATTAAGACCACGTTTATCGGTATTCCATGGTCGACCGCCACATCACCatgcatttaaaaataaaaataaaaaatgaattcaagGGTCTCTCTCTCCTAGACAAAGGTCGGTCAAATGGCAACCACCAACCACTTGGTTGgtcaattttattaatgattCAGCCAATGAGATTGTGCCAAATGGCACATTCTCAttggttgattttttttataattaatacatcttaaaaataatttttcattctctACAAATAGAGACCACATTTGCTATAgctttgcaaaaaaaaaatcttatcttttctcattctaTAATCCTTTCTTTGgtataatttcttatttttttagtccTCTTTGTTGTTCATCATGGATGATGATGAGATATTCTCTGATTCTCAAATTTTCTACTCAACCCAAAATTTCAATCATTCTCAAACTTTTAGTCCTTCCCAAGATTATTTCCCTAGCTTTGATAATTTTCCAAATTCTAGCCAATTAGAAACTAACGTGAATGCTTCAAACGCTCCACATGGTTGGAATGCGCAAGAAGACATTACACTAATGTCTGCTTGGTGTTTCATCAACACAAATGCATGTGTTGGCACCAACCGAACTAGTGCGAATCTATGGGAAAATATTCTTGATCAATATGaacaaacaagaaaagaaaatccaaCAATGGGCAAACAAAGGAGTTTGGAGTCATTGAGACAGCGCTACAGACGACTCAACACAAATGTCTCTAAGTGGATTGGTGCATACAAGTATGCACACGATCGAGCTACGAGCGGCGAATCTAATGAGGACATTGAGATAGCAGCTCAACAAATCTATGGTAAGAGTAAATTTACTCACCATAAGGTGTTTGAGAGCGTGATGCGACACCATCCCAAGTGGGAATTGAAGTTGAATAACACCGGTTCATCGCGATACCAGCCAGACGACGGCAGCCTTGAAGAAAGTCGTGGAAGCTCAGAAAGGTCGAGGACTAGTGAGGAGGGAGGACCTCAATCAACTCCACACCTGGGAGTGTTTCTTCAACATTACAACGTCCTATTGGAAGAGATAAAGCTAAAGCTAAGGCTAAGGCTAAAAGAAAAGGCAAAGAAGTTGCAACACCATCATATACGGTTCCTAATGATTTCACTGCAGCACTGCGTGAAATGAGAGTCACATGTGAAAGGGAATGTGATATTCAAGAACGGAAGATCAAGGCAGCTAGTGATATTCAGGAACGGAACATCAAGGCAGCTATCCTTACTCCGCTGATGGCTAGGAGGGACTTAACTCCATAAGAAGAAACGCTGAAACGCAATTTAATAGCAGAATTGTTTGGGAAGTGATCATAGTTTATCTATTTTCAATGTATGTTTCTTAGTATGTAACTTTCAACTTCTATTGCTTAGTATGTAATCTCCAATTTCTGTTGCTTAGTATGTAACTTTTATTTGGCGTTGCTTAGTATGTAATCTCCAATTTTCGTTGCTTATGTAATTTCCAGTTTATGTGATAAGCCCTTCAATCAAAGCatgaatagataaaatatgctcacaagtggtggtggaatcCATTAGTAACCCATGTGATCACGAATAATGGAAGTATGCCCACATGACAAGTTATTTTCCACCCAcaagtggtggtggaatcCATTTGAAACCCATGTGATCATGAATAATGGAAGTATGCGTACATGACAAGTCATTTTCCACTCAcaagtggtggtggaatcCATTAGAAATCCAGGTGATCACGAATAATGGAATTATGCCTACATGACAAGTCATTTTCCACTCACAAGTGGTGGTAGAATCCATTAGTAACCCATGTGATAACGAATAATGGAAGTATGCCTACATGACAAGTCATTTTCCACTCAcaagtggtggtggaatcCATTAGCAACCCATGTGATCACGAAAATCAATGTATGACTGCATGACAAGTCATTTTCCACTCACAAGTGGTGATGGAATCCAATAGAAACCCATGTGATCacgaaaatcaaagtatgactACATGACAAACCATTCTCCATCAcaagtggtggtggaatcCAATAGAAACCCATTTGATCacgaaaatcaaagtatgactACATGACAAGCCATTCTCCATCATAAGTGGTGGTAGAATCCAATAGAAACCTATGTGATCacgaaaatcaaagtatgactACATTacaagtcattttttttttatcacaagTGGTGGTAGAATCCAAAGAAAACCCATGTGCTcacaaataatagtagtgGAAGCCTATGCTCAACAAATAACTTCTATAAATTTACCCATATGCTTCACGAAAATTACATACAAATCCTCTCACAATTATTGAGCCAACTCTCCCTAAAAAATGTCATCAAgttctaattttgaaacttCCAATCTTCTCGAAGACAATGAATgggaagaaaaaattgttgaacaaAATTAGCAACTCGATCAACTAATCCAGGATATAGCTATTTGGCCAACAACCATGTCTTCACAACCTACAACCCTGACGGTTAGATCTAGAAGGAGATACATTGAAAGGAAACGCGAGGAGggtcatgatattattttcgaGCAATACTTTGCTGAAGATCCAATCTATCCTCCAGATTTTTTCCGAACAAGGTATCACATGCGAAAACCTTTGTtcgaaaaaataatgaacaagCTCGTGGAGACCGACAACTTTTTTATGCAAAAGTGTGATGCTACTGCTCGGCTTGGTATGTCTGCCATTCAGAAATGTACAGCAGTGATGAGGGTGTTGGCCTACGGGACAACAGCCGACTTGCACCTTCAAGTTCGTTGAAGGTGTAATTTCTAACTTCGACGATGAATACTTGTGAAAGCCCACCGAAGAAGACCTGGCAAGACTTCTGCATATTGGAGAACAACGTGGGTTTCTAGGCATGTTGGGTAGTATTGACTACATGCATTGGGAATGGAAAAATTGTCCCACTTCATGGGCTGGACAATATGCCGGAAGAAGCGGGAGTCCGACAATCATCTTGGTAGCAGTAGCATCTCAAGAtctgtggatctggcatgcttTTAAGGTCGAGCACCGAAGGTCAATTACATAGTAAATGGCCACGGAAAAATTATGGGGTATTATCTTACTGATGGCATATATCCTCAATGGGCGGCATTTGTCAAATCTATTCAGGTCCACAAACGATGATGCACATATTGTTTGCTCAACATCAAGAGTCCGCGCGAAAAGATGTTGAGCGAGCTTTTGGTGTTTTGCAAGCTCGTTTTGCTTTTATCAAATGCCCATGTCTTATTTGGGATCGTGATATTATGGGAAAAATAATGATTGCTTGCATAATCTTGCATAATATGATAGTGGAAGATGAAAGAAACACGTATTCAAACTATTGTGATCTAGCCGAATTTATTCAAGATTGATTTGGACGAAGTAGTCGTGAGAATGAAGGTGGAGATGCGAATAATGATTTCATATATTCTACGAATAGGATCGCGAGTCTAGCTtcttaaatgaaaaataaagccAAACTTCAAAACAGAGAAGCTCACAAAGCTCTGCTAAACGATTTGGTTGAGCATATATCGGCGAAATTCGGCAATTCCAATTTAATGTCTAGTTTTCATCTTATGTTTGAGTactaattatgtattttcaatttcgtaattcaattattgtaatttatgttttttttaagtttgtctctataatttttagtttgttatttattgcattttttaataaattttattattcaataataaatattcatgtaataatattattatttaaaaaatgatattaaaataaatgtataatagtGTGGTTGGGTGGTAATTGATAAACCATGAAAATAGGTGTGGTTGGGTTGGATGAATATTGATGATGTGGAAGATGATGTGGTGgagatagaaataaattaaatattgaaaaagttgatggtTGAGTTGGGTTGGATGGTTGCTGATAAACATGGTCTAGAGTCATTCCATCAAAGTagctattaaaataattaatatatacgtTCCATTTTGATCAAGAATATAATTGTTCACAATCAATTAATATACACATTTACTCAATCAATTGGAAGCACTAATTGATTacaatcaattattttaatataaactattaaactaattgtaattttgccatatatatatatgggcaTGTTAgtgtgccaccaccccttataataacatcataccaccatttctagccaatcatttgtacacgtggacgaataataagctgccacgtggcaaaaaaaaaaaccgcaAAAAAGACGGCCAGCAATATGCTTGCACCTTAtgcaacaatttttcttgtccatcaatatccgacacactatacagcaatctatagattgttgtgtagtgtttgtaatattgttgtgtagcatttataatattgttgtataagtggtgtcacggtgtcactttaaaaggggttgtcattttaacacaaacctatatataatatatatatatatatatataggcatgttagggtgccaccaccccttaaaataacatcatactaccattcctagccaatcatttgtacacgtggacgaataataagttgtcacgtggcaaaaaaaaaatctagaaaaagATGGTCAGCAATTTGGTGGTCTTTATCCAGCAATATTTCTtggccagcaatatccgacacactatacaagcaatctatagattctttgtgtagtgtttgtaatattgttgtgtagcgtttataatattgatgtataagcggtgtcacggtgtcattttaagagagGTTGTCGTTTTAACACAaacttctatatatatatatataggattgagatcaattgagattatttaggctaattgagaaatgagatgcaatatcagccactcatttttattaaatgagtggtccagattttgccacacaataaatattttcagattaatttaatatgaaagggtAGAATGGTAAATTCA harbors:
- the LOC125220588 gene encoding uncharacterized protein LOC125220588, translating into MPREKVSTWKDIVAAFLDKYYPPGTILKLKSEIFQFIQGHDEPLYEAKPFSKSALTMVLPWTIRCKWRVLKEVRGWSKERHNLKRIVAVEEAEESSFAKELAELRVRVDQMDSSRKEDPIPPTSIIAVSKPETPTPTVEEINYMQGGGSNRNYNNNYRPNQGGEFNVSKGGVVETLKKEENYEQGITRILEIIAQDRKVNDTKIGVVEARINNLEQEMNTISTAIANINTQMEQIQKKLDEDRAKAAAAVDGVNKKWVGKQKTGDCPVAGGPPHTTRRTATEAQNEVCPAATEKAEAPAQQGLEISRYAKLLREAVMRKRKPTKADLKLPHHCSEIIQKEKAVKQRDPSQIIIRCRIGEGKVDKPLCDLGSSINLMPLKYYEKLNIGPLKTSDVTLRLADNSTIKTFGMIEDVLVKIDDFIFPADFIVLDMEVDKNVPLFLRRLATCKALIDVGRGEITISDNHSQSTYKIESEMLKFEEAKRAKMEQQCRAVMITDLTKPQDPFEVKDPTTSTIYNVNKVRRSPKKDDTNPSTSIPQKKKQKRKKATKEDPEIYVIKTNKGKYKWWKKLGTKLLPMPIFNTRVADPPN